The Coffea arabica cultivar ET-39 chromosome 3c, Coffea Arabica ET-39 HiFi, whole genome shotgun sequence genome contains a region encoding:
- the LOC140037881 gene encoding uncharacterized protein — MGELDKKIDASMAGMETKLISFLQTLNRGKAAAPRESLPQEKTPLLSNPHVRCKEWGDQSAASKDRRVTVPNPPKIDLPFFEGHRPQEWIRKCEKYFLIHQFPEDQKLEVTEMYLVGKAEIWFQGVKRSKRRISSEEFYELLKRRFGDRGRRDEVEEFNKLHQTSTVKDYQEKFEELSSLMLVRDPHLSESYFVSNFISGIKEEIRPMVKMLKPNTLIEAFEIAESQEQSLALNGSQHRGEGFRTIGQKKVNFESINLESRKISPQEILRRKNNHLCFKCAERFSPGHQCKYRHLNFILKEDEKPEFLDAIGEQDEHTSHPGQSVDVSLHALTTSIKRNTLKLQGLLKGKTISVLVDTGSTNSFLNSTLLNTMTLRTAKMTPLRATIADGTTISSELLCPNVTWSIQGYDFSFPLVIMELGTWDMILGVDWMVQYNPITFDFKQLLIKLSEKDGEIVLEGAAEQPSIKLIRGKAIKKVMQQKHRTLASICPVPEVSNSEDVSSLPSEISELLHQFFDVFAEPTQLPPKRAHDHTIPLKPGVQPFKLRPYRHPHS; from the exons ATGGGGGAGCTCGATAAGAAGATTGATGCATCAATGGCAGGAATGGAGACGAAATTGATTTCATTTCTTCAAACTCTCAACAGAGGCAAAGCAGCTGCACCAAGGGAATCTCTTCCACAAGAGAAGACTCCTTTATTGTCCAATCCTCATGTAAGATGCAAGGAATGGGGGGATCAGTCAGCAGCAAGCAAGGACCGCAGGGTTACAGTTCCGAATCCTCCTAAGATAGACCTTCCTTTCTTTGAAGGGCACAGGCCTCAGGAGTGGATCAGGAAATGCGAGAAATATTTTCTCATTCATCAATTTCCTGAGGATCAGAAATTGGAAGTAACAGAGATGTATCTGGTAGGGAAAGCAGAAATATGGTTTCAAGGAGTCAAGAGGAGCAAGAGAAGAATCTCTTCGGAAGAATTCTACGAATTATTGAAAAGAAGGTTTGGAGATCGAGGAAGAAGAGATGAGGTAGAAGAATTCAATAAACTCCACCAAACCAGCACTGTCAAGGACTACCAAGAGAAATTTGAGGAACTGAGTTCCTTGATGTTAGTAAGGGATCCTCACCTCTCTGAGTCTTATTTTGTTTCCAATTTCATCAGTGGCATTAAAGAGGAAATAAGGCCTATGGTTAAGATGTTAAAGCCTAATACCTTAATTGAGGCTTTCGAGATTGCAGAATCGCAGGAACAATCACTGGCATTGAATGGAAG CCAACACAGGGGGGAAGGTTTCAGAACCATTggtcaaaagaaggtaaattttgaGAGCATTAACCTGGAAAGTAGGAAGATCTCTCCTCAGGAGATCTTGCGTAGAAAGAACAATCATCTGTGTTTTAAGTGCGCAGAGAGGTTTAGTCCTGGCCATCAGTGCAAGTACAggcatttgaatttcattctgAAAGAAGATGAGAAACCTGAATTTCTTGATGCTATTGGGGAACAGGATGAGCATACTAGTCATCCAGGGCAATCAGTTGATGTGTCCTTGCATGCACTGACAACCTCTATCAAGAGGAATACTCTTAAATTACAAGGGTTGTTGAAAGGAAAAACTATATCTGTTTTGGTTGACACTGGCAGCACTAATAGTTTTCTGAATTCCACATTACTGAATACCATGACCTTAAGGACAGCGAAGATGACACCACTAAGGGCCACAATTGCTGATGGGACCACCATTTCCAGTGAGCTGCTTTGTCCAAATGTGACATGGAGTATCCAGGGGTATGACTTTAGCTTTCCTTTGGTAATCATGGAACTAGGGACATGGGATATGATACTTGGGGTGGATTGGATGGTGCAGTACAATCCTATCACATTCGATTTCAAACAGTTGCTGATCAAACTATCAGAAAAAGATGGGGAAATAGTGTTGGAAGGGGCAGCTGAGCAACCCTCAATAAAGCTGATCAGAGGAAAGGCAATTAAGAAGGTCATGCAACAGAAACACAGAACCTTGGCATCAATCTGTCCAGTGCCTGAGGTTAGCAACTCAGAGGATGTAAGTTCACTCCCTAGTGAAATCTCAGAATTACTGCACCAGTTCTTTGATGTATTTGCTGAACCTACACAATTACCACCTAAAAGAGCACATGACCACACCATACCCTTGAAACCAGGGGTCCAACCTTTTAAACTTAGACCCTATAGGCATCCACACTCCTAG